In Chryseobacterium camelliae, one DNA window encodes the following:
- the pncB gene encoding nicotinate phosphoribosyltransferase, whose translation MNDVRLNSILDNDFYKITMQNAVVKLFPGSIVKYEFINRGKHQFPEGFDHALREAVNKMAELKLTKEEKKYMARTCPYIDLPYLDFLEGYHYDPSEVKIHQEGSELSVIVEGLWYRTILWEVPLLALISELHYEMNHMERDSNEVVMNRTIEKADSLARLGVTFAEFGTRRRHSYKVQNLVMEALTQKKESTFIGSSNVHFAMKYGVKPIGTHAHEWFMFHAAEYGFKTANDLALEHWVDVYRGDLGVALSDTYTTDVFFQQFDKKFAKLFDGVRHDSGDPLEFADKTIAHYQKHGINPLFKYIIFSDALNLEKVEEITNYCRGKIGISFGIGTNLTNDVGLKPMNIVMKLIGVQAPNQEWIPTVKLSDEHGKYTGDPKMIELAKEFLRIKE comes from the coding sequence ATGAATGACGTACGATTGAATTCTATCCTGGATAATGATTTCTATAAAATCACCATGCAGAATGCCGTGGTAAAATTATTTCCCGGCTCCATAGTAAAATACGAGTTTATCAACCGTGGCAAACACCAGTTCCCGGAAGGCTTTGATCATGCTTTAAGAGAGGCCGTAAATAAGATGGCTGAACTTAAACTTACGAAAGAAGAAAAGAAATATATGGCAAGGACCTGTCCTTATATTGATCTTCCGTACCTGGATTTCCTTGAAGGGTATCACTATGATCCTTCTGAGGTCAAAATCCACCAGGAAGGAAGCGAACTTTCTGTGATTGTGGAAGGACTCTGGTACAGGACTATCCTCTGGGAAGTACCTTTGCTGGCACTTATCAGCGAACTGCATTATGAAATGAACCATATGGAAAGGGATTCCAATGAGGTGGTGATGAACAGAACGATTGAGAAAGCCGATTCCCTGGCGAGACTGGGAGTGACTTTTGCAGAATTCGGCACCCGAAGGAGGCATTCCTACAAAGTGCAGAACCTTGTGATGGAAGCTTTAACGCAGAAAAAGGAGTCTACGTTCATCGGAAGTTCCAACGTACATTTCGCCATGAAATATGGGGTCAAACCTATCGGTACCCATGCCCATGAATGGTTCATGTTCCATGCGGCCGAATATGGTTTCAAAACAGCTAACGATCTGGCCCTGGAACATTGGGTGGATGTATACCGAGGAGATCTCGGAGTAGCACTTTCGGATACCTACACCACAGATGTTTTCTTCCAGCAGTTTGATAAAAAATTTGCCAAGCTATTCGACGGAGTACGCCATGACAGCGGGGATCCTCTGGAGTTTGCCGATAAAACCATCGCCCATTACCAGAAGCATGGAATTAATCCTTTATTTAAATACATTATTTTCTCTGATGCCCTGAACCTTGAAAAGGTAGAGGAAATTACAAATTACTGCAGAGGGAAAATCGGGATTTCCTTCGGAATAGGAACCAACCTGACGAATGACGTGGGTTTAAAACCTATGAACATCGTTATGAAACTGATCGGCGTTCAGGCTCCGAACCAGGAATGGATCCCAACGGTAAAGCTGTCTGATGAACACGGAAAATATACCGGTGATCCTAAAATGATTGAACTCGCGAAAGAATTCCTGAGAATTAAAGAATAA
- a CDS encoding Dps family protein yields MKNASIIGLNETDCKQIAEKLNTLLANYSVFYQNTRGSHWNIKGDQFFTLHPKFEELYNSLVLKIDEIAERILTLGATPAHNYSDYLKVSTIKESTDVSDATVSVQNILNSFKVVIDLQRELLDITEKAGDEGTNSQMSDYITEQEKEVWMYNSYLGK; encoded by the coding sequence ATGAAAAACGCAAGCATTATCGGATTAAATGAAACCGACTGTAAGCAAATCGCAGAAAAACTAAATACACTTCTGGCTAACTATTCCGTATTTTATCAGAATACCAGAGGTTCACACTGGAACATTAAAGGGGATCAATTCTTTACTCTTCATCCTAAATTTGAAGAATTATACAACAGCCTGGTCCTTAAAATCGATGAAATAGCAGAAAGGATCCTGACCCTGGGTGCTACTCCTGCTCACAATTATTCTGATTACCTGAAGGTATCTACCATCAAAGAAAGCACGGACGTAAGCGATGCTACCGTAAGCGTGCAGAACATTCTGAATTCATTTAAGGTAGTTATCGACCTGCAAAGAGAACTGCTGGATATCACAGAAAAAGCAGGTGATGAAGGAACCAATTCCCAGATGAGCGACTATATCACAGAACAGGAAAAAGAAGTTTGGATGTACAACTCTTATCTTGGTAAATAA
- the rpsL gene encoding 30S ribosomal protein S12 — translation MPTIQQLVRKGRATLAKKSKSAALDSCPQRRGVCTRVYTTTPKKPNSALRKVARVRLSNGKEVNAYIPGEGHNLQEHSIVLVRGGRVKDLPGVRYHIVRGALDTAGVNGRTQRRSKYGAKRPKPGQAPAAPAKGKKK, via the coding sequence ATGCCTACTATTCAACAATTAGTAAGAAAAGGAAGAGCCACGCTTGCCAAGAAGAGCAAATCGGCTGCCCTTGATTCTTGTCCACAAAGACGTGGTGTATGTACGAGAGTATATACTACTACACCGAAGAAACCTAACTCTGCACTAAGAAAAGTTGCAAGGGTAAGACTTTCTAACGGTAAAGAAGTTAACGCCTACATCCCGGGCGAAGGACATAATCTTCAGGAGCACTCGATAGTATTGGTAAGAGGCGGAAGGGTGAAAGACCTACCGGGAGTACGTTACCACATCGTAAGAGGTGCATTAGACACTGCAGGTGTAAATGGAAGAACACAGAGAAGATCTAAGTACGGAGCTAAGAGACCTAAACCAGGTCAGGCACCAGCTGCACCAGCTAAAGGAAAGAAAAAATAA
- the rpsG gene encoding 30S ribosomal protein S7 — protein sequence MRKTKAKKRPLLPDPQFNDQLVTRFVNNLMLDGKKSIAFKIFYDALEIVENKKGENEKTALEIWKDALTNVMPHVEVRSRRVGGANFQIPMPIRADRKISMAMKWLIKYARARNDKSMALKLSAEILAASREEGAAYKKKSDTHKMAEANKAFSHFKF from the coding sequence ATGAGAAAGACAAAAGCGAAAAAAAGACCGTTGTTACCAGATCCTCAGTTTAATGATCAATTGGTGACTAGATTCGTAAACAACTTGATGCTTGACGGTAAGAAGTCAATCGCATTCAAAATATTCTATGATGCATTAGAAATCGTAGAAAACAAAAAAGGGGAGAACGAAAAGACTGCCCTTGAAATCTGGAAAGATGCCCTTACCAATGTAATGCCTCACGTAGAAGTGCGTTCAAGAAGAGTAGGAGGAGCTAACTTCCAGATTCCAATGCCAATCAGAGCTGACAGAAAAATTTCTATGGCAATGAAATGGTTAATCAAGTATGCAAGAGCAAGAAATGATAAATCTATGGCACTTAAGCTTTCTGCTGAAATCTTAGCTGCTTCAAGAGAAGAAGGTGCTGCTTACAAAAAGAAATCCGATACTCACAAAATGGCGGAAGCAAACAAAGCTTTCTCACACTTCAAATTCTAA
- the fusA gene encoding elongation factor G codes for MGRDLKFTRNIGIAAHIDAGKTTTTERILFYTGKTHKIGEVHEGAATMDWMEQEAERGITITSAATTCSWNFPTDQGKTLPETKPYHFNIIDTPGHVDFTVEVNRSLRVLDGLVFLFSAVDGVEPQSETNWRLADNYKVARMGFVNKMDRQGADFLNVVKQVKEMLGSNAVPIVLPIGAEEDFKGVVDLIKNRAIIWDDAGQGATFEVVPIPDDMKDEVLEYREKLVEAVADYDETLMEKFFEDPDSISEDEINEALRKATIDLSIIPMTCGSSFKNKGVQFMLDAVCKYLPSPLDKDDIKGTNPDTDAEITRKPDVKEPFSALAFKIATDPFVGRLAFFRAYSGRLDAGSYILNTRSGNKERISRIYQMHANKQNPVEFIEAGDIGAAVGFKDIKTGDTLSDEKNPIVLESMIFPDPVIGIAVEPKTKADQDKMGNALAKLAEEDPTFQVKTDEASGQTIISGMGELHLDIIVDRMRREFKVEVNQGQPQVEYKEALTKTASHREVYKKQSGGRGKFADIVFEIGPADEGKTGLEFINEIKGGNIPREFIPAVEKGFKESMKNGPLAGFEVEAMKITLKDGSFHAVDSDQLSFELAAKMGFKEAGRAAKAVIMEPIMKLEVVTPEEYMGDIVGDLNRRRGTVNGMDDRNNAKVIKAFVPLSEMFGYVTSLRTLSSGRATSSMEFEKYEPAPTNVAEEVIAKAKG; via the coding sequence ATGGGAAGAGATCTTAAATTTACTAGAAATATTGGTATTGCCGCTCACATTGATGCCGGTAAGACGACCACTACAGAAAGAATTTTATTCTATACGGGTAAAACCCACAAAATCGGTGAGGTTCACGAAGGTGCCGCTACAATGGACTGGATGGAGCAGGAAGCAGAAAGAGGTATCACCATTACTTCTGCTGCAACTACTTGTTCTTGGAACTTCCCAACAGATCAGGGAAAAACTTTGCCTGAAACAAAACCTTACCATTTCAATATCATCGATACACCGGGACACGTTGACTTCACTGTAGAGGTAAACAGATCTCTAAGGGTATTGGATGGTCTTGTATTCTTATTCTCTGCCGTAGACGGTGTAGAACCTCAGTCTGAAACCAACTGGAGACTTGCTGACAACTACAAAGTAGCGAGAATGGGATTCGTAAACAAAATGGACAGACAGGGTGCTGACTTCTTGAACGTTGTAAAACAAGTAAAAGAAATGTTAGGATCCAATGCAGTTCCAATCGTTTTACCAATCGGTGCTGAAGAAGATTTCAAAGGTGTTGTAGACTTAATCAAAAACAGAGCGATCATCTGGGATGATGCAGGACAGGGTGCTACTTTCGAGGTAGTTCCGATTCCTGATGACATGAAAGATGAAGTTCTTGAATACAGAGAGAAGTTAGTAGAAGCAGTAGCAGACTATGATGAAACTCTGATGGAGAAATTCTTTGAAGATCCGGATTCAATTTCTGAAGACGAAATCAACGAAGCATTAAGAAAAGCTACCATCGATTTATCCATCATTCCTATGACTTGTGGTTCTTCTTTCAAAAACAAAGGAGTTCAGTTCATGCTGGATGCGGTTTGTAAATATCTTCCTTCTCCACTGGATAAAGACGATATCAAAGGTACAAACCCTGATACGGATGCTGAAATCACAAGAAAGCCGGATGTAAAAGAGCCTTTCTCTGCATTAGCATTCAAGATTGCCACTGATCCGTTCGTAGGTAGACTGGCATTCTTCAGAGCTTATTCAGGAAGACTTGATGCAGGTTCTTATATCCTGAACACAAGATCAGGAAACAAGGAAAGAATTTCCAGAATCTATCAGATGCACGCGAATAAGCAAAACCCTGTAGAATTTATTGAAGCAGGAGATATCGGTGCAGCAGTAGGATTTAAAGATATTAAAACAGGAGATACCCTATCTGATGAAAAGAACCCTATCGTTCTTGAATCTATGATCTTCCCGGATCCGGTAATCGGTATCGCTGTTGAGCCTAAAACGAAAGCTGACCAGGATAAAATGGGTAACGCTCTAGCAAAACTTGCTGAAGAAGATCCTACATTCCAGGTTAAAACTGACGAGGCATCAGGACAAACGATCATTTCCGGTATGGGTGAGCTTCACCTGGATATCATCGTTGACCGTATGAGAAGAGAGTTCAAAGTAGAAGTTAACCAGGGGCAGCCTCAGGTTGAGTACAAAGAAGCTCTTACCAAAACAGCTAGCCACAGGGAGGTTTACAAAAAGCAATCCGGAGGTAGAGGTAAGTTCGCAGATATCGTATTCGAAATCGGTCCTGCAGACGAAGGTAAAACAGGTCTTGAATTCATCAACGAAATCAAAGGTGGTAATATTCCAAGAGAATTTATCCCTGCGGTTGAAAAAGGATTCAAGGAATCTATGAAGAACGGTCCGTTGGCAGGTTTCGAAGTTGAGGCAATGAAAATTACCCTTAAGGACGGATCTTTCCACGCGGTTGACTCCGATCAGCTATCTTTCGAATTAGCCGCTAAGATGGGATTCAAAGAAGCTGGTAGAGCTGCTAAAGCAGTAATCATGGAACCTATCATGAAGCTTGAAGTAGTAACTCCGGAAGAATACATGGGGGATATCGTAGGTGACCTTAACAGAAGAAGAGGTACTGTGAACGGTATGGACGACAGAAACAACGCTAAAGTAATCAAAGCTTTCGTTCCTCTTTCTGAAATGTTCGGATACGTAACTTCATTAAGAACCTTATCTTCAGGTAGAGCTACGTCTTCTATGGAATTCGAAAAATACGAGCCGGCTCCGACCAATGTTGCTGAAGAAGTAATCGCTAAAGCTAAAGGTTAA
- the rpsJ gene encoding 30S ribosomal protein S10, whose translation MSQRIRIKLKSYDYNLVDKSAEKIVKTVKATGAVVNGPIPLPTNKRIFTVLRSPHVNKKAREQFQLSAHKRLMDIYSSSSKTVDALMKLELPSGVDVEIKV comes from the coding sequence ATGTCACAAAGAATCAGAATAAAACTTAAGTCTTACGATTACAATTTGGTAGATAAGTCTGCTGAGAAAATCGTAAAAACGGTAAAGGCTACCGGTGCTGTGGTAAACGGTCCGATTCCATTGCCAACCAACAAGAGAATCTTCACTGTATTGAGGTCTCCGCACGTAAACAAAAAAGCAAGAGAACAGTTCCAGCTTTCTGCTCACAAGAGATTGATGGATATCTATTCTTCTTCTTCTAAAACGGTGGATGCTCTAATGAAATTAGAGTTACCAAGCGGTGTAGATGTTGAAATTAAAGTGTGA
- a CDS encoding low affinity iron permease family protein, which translates to MNGSNKNIFERFSNWATKFTGSSSAFIAATLIVIIWGASGPIFKYSETWQLVINTGTTIITFLMVFLIQKAQNKDSKAIQIKLNELIAANEKASNRIVDIEDLTEKELDQLHCYYEKLADFAEEDEDIHASHSIDAAQRNQDHKDELFRKKHDEWLKQQAQQEKKESF; encoded by the coding sequence ATGAATGGTTCAAATAAAAATATTTTTGAAAGATTTTCAAACTGGGCAACAAAATTCACAGGCAGTTCTTCCGCTTTTATTGCAGCTACTTTAATCGTTATCATCTGGGGAGCTTCAGGCCCCATTTTCAAGTATTCTGAAACGTGGCAGCTGGTGATCAATACTGGAACGACAATCATCACATTCCTGATGGTATTTTTAATTCAGAAAGCCCAGAATAAAGATTCCAAGGCAATACAGATCAAATTGAATGAGCTTATCGCTGCCAATGAAAAAGCGAGCAACAGGATTGTAGACATTGAAGACCTCACAGAAAAGGAACTGGATCAGCTGCATTGCTATTATGAGAAGCTTGCTGATTTTGCCGAAGAGGATGAAGATATCCACGCCTCACACTCTATCGATGCTGCACAAAGGAATCAGGACCATAAAGATGAACTGTTCAGGAAAAAGCATGACGAATGGCTGAAACAACAGGCACAACAAGAAAAAAAGGAATCATTTTGA
- the rplC gene encoding 50S ribosomal protein L3, which produces MSGIIGKKIGMTSLFNEDGKNIPCTVIQAGPCSVLQVRTLEKDGYKAVQLGFDDKSEKNVGKALAGHFKKAGSAPKAKLVEFYREFVDEVKVGEEVKVDLFAEGEFVDVTGTSKGKGFQGVVKRHGFGGVMQATHGQHNRLRAPGSIGAGSDPSRVFKGMRMAGRMGGKQVTVQNLQVLKVDQEQNLLVVKGAVPGAKNSYVIIRKWN; this is translated from the coding sequence ATGTCAGGTATTATTGGTAAAAAAATCGGTATGACATCTTTGTTTAACGAAGACGGGAAAAACATTCCTTGTACAGTTATTCAAGCTGGTCCATGCTCGGTTTTACAGGTCAGAACCCTTGAAAAGGACGGTTATAAGGCTGTTCAGTTGGGTTTCGATGACAAGAGTGAGAAGAACGTTGGTAAAGCGTTAGCTGGTCATTTTAAAAAGGCTGGTTCTGCTCCTAAAGCTAAATTAGTAGAATTCTACAGAGAATTCGTTGATGAAGTAAAAGTAGGAGAGGAAGTAAAAGTTGATTTATTCGCTGAAGGCGAGTTTGTTGACGTAACAGGAACTTCTAAAGGTAAAGGCTTCCAGGGTGTTGTTAAAAGACACGGATTTGGAGGTGTAATGCAGGCAACTCATGGTCAGCACAACAGACTTAGAGCTCCAGGTTCTATCGGTGCTGGTTCAGACCCTTCAAGAGTATTCAAAGGGATGAGAATGGCTGGAAGAATGGGAGGTAAGCAGGTAACTGTACAAAACCTTCAGGTATTAAAAGTGGATCAAGAACAAAATCTTTTAGTAGTAAAAGGTGCTGTTCCGGGAGCTAAAAATTCTTATGTAATTATCAGAAAATGGAACTAG
- the rplD gene encoding 50S ribosomal protein L4 codes for MELVVLNTSGKETGRKVTLDETVFGIEPNQHAVYLEVKQYLAAQRQGTHKAKERSEITASTKKLKKQKGSGSARYGDIKSPVFRGGGRVFGPKPRDYRFKLNKALKRLAKKSVLSQKMRDNSIRVLEDLSLNAPKTKDFINVLNALELNGKKSLFVLPEANKNVYLSSRNLPKTKVMNFNEISSYDLVNAGEIVFFEGAVEKFQENLKK; via the coding sequence ATGGAACTAGTAGTATTAAATACATCAGGAAAAGAGACCGGAAGAAAAGTAACTCTAGACGAAACAGTATTCGGAATTGAGCCAAATCAGCACGCGGTTTACTTAGAAGTTAAACAGTACCTTGCCGCACAGAGACAAGGAACTCATAAAGCAAAAGAAAGAAGCGAAATTACTGCTTCTACCAAAAAACTTAAGAAGCAAAAAGGATCTGGTTCTGCAAGATACGGGGATATCAAGTCTCCTGTATTCAGAGGTGGAGGTAGAGTATTCGGTCCAAAACCAAGAGACTACAGATTCAAATTGAACAAAGCTCTTAAGAGATTGGCTAAAAAATCTGTTTTATCTCAGAAAATGAGAGATAACAGCATCAGAGTTTTAGAAGATCTGAGCCTTAACGCTCCTAAGACTAAAGATTTCATCAATGTATTAAATGCATTGGAACTTAACGGTAAAAAGTCTTTATTCGTTCTTCCTGAAGCTAACAAGAATGTGTATTTATCTTCAAGAAACTTACCTAAAACCAAAGTAATGAACTTCAACGAGATCAGTTCTTACGACTTGGTAAATGCAGGTGAGATCGTATTCTTTGAAGGTGCAGTTGAAAAATTCCAGGAAAATTTAAAGAAATAA
- the rplW gene encoding 50S ribosomal protein L23: MSVIIKPVISEKANYLTDLRGSYSFLVDTKANKIQIKKAVEAAYGVKVADVNTMIYAPKVSSKYTKKGLQVGKTNKLKKAVIKLAEGEVIDIFAVN; encoded by the coding sequence ATGTCAGTTATCATTAAACCAGTTATTTCAGAAAAGGCTAATTACCTTACAGATTTAAGAGGTTCTTATTCTTTCTTAGTAGATACTAAGGCGAATAAAATCCAGATTAAAAAAGCTGTAGAAGCAGCTTATGGTGTAAAAGTAGCAGACGTTAACACAATGATTTATGCTCCGAAGGTTTCTTCAAAATACACTAAAAAAGGTCTTCAGGTTGGAAAGACGAACAAATTGAAAAAAGCGGTAATCAAACTTGCTGAAGGGGAGGTTATCGATATTTTTGCCGTAAATTAA
- the rplB gene encoding 50S ribosomal protein L2 produces MSVRKLKPITPGQRFRIVNNFEEITTNKPEKSLTVGIKKSGGRNQTGKMTMRYTGGGHKKKYRIIDFKRNKANVEATVKSVEYDPNRTAFIALLEYADGEKRYIIAPNGIKVDQKVVSGESVEPNVGNAMKLKNIPLGTVISCVEMKPGQGAILARSAGSSAQLTSRDGKYAIIKLPSGESRMILTECMAMIGSVSNSDHQLTVSGKAGRSRWLGRRPRTRAVVMNPVDHPMGGGEGRSSGGHPRSRNGKPSKGYKTRKKNKVSNRYIVSKRK; encoded by the coding sequence ATGTCTGTTAGAAAATTAAAACCTATCACCCCGGGACAGAGATTCAGAATTGTAAACAATTTTGAGGAAATTACTACCAACAAACCAGAGAAGTCTCTAACCGTTGGTATTAAAAAGTCAGGTGGACGTAACCAAACAGGTAAAATGACCATGCGTTACACCGGAGGTGGACACAAAAAGAAATACAGAATTATTGACTTCAAAAGAAACAAAGCAAACGTTGAAGCAACAGTAAAATCTGTAGAATACGATCCAAACAGAACTGCATTTATCGCTTTATTAGAGTACGCAGACGGAGAGAAGAGATACATCATCGCTCCAAACGGTATCAAAGTAGATCAGAAAGTAGTTTCAGGAGAAAGCGTAGAACCTAACGTAGGTAACGCAATGAAATTGAAAAACATTCCATTGGGTACTGTGATTTCTTGTGTTGAGATGAAGCCTGGACAAGGGGCTATCTTGGCAAGAAGTGCAGGTTCTTCAGCTCAGTTAACTTCAAGAGACGGAAAATATGCGATCATCAAATTGCCTTCAGGAGAATCCAGAATGATCCTTACTGAATGTATGGCTATGATTGGTTCCGTTTCCAACTCAGATCACCAGTTAACGGTATCCGGTAAGGCTGGTAGAAGCAGATGGTTAGGTAGAAGACCAAGAACAAGAGCGGTAGTAATGAACCCTGTAGATCACCCGATGGGTGGTGGTGAAGGACGTTCTTCTGGAGGTCACCCAAGATCTAGAAACGGTAAGCCGTCTAAAGGTTACAAAACTAGAAAGAAAAACAAAGTGTCTAACCGTTACATCGTATCTAAAAGAAAATAA
- the rpsS gene encoding 30S ribosomal protein S19, translating into MARSLKKGPFIHHTLDKKVQANIESGKKTVIKTWSRASMISPDFVGQTIAVHNGKSFIPVYVTENMVGHKLGEFSPTRSFRGHGGNKNKGSR; encoded by the coding sequence ATGGCAAGATCACTTAAAAAAGGACCGTTCATTCATCATACTTTAGATAAGAAGGTTCAGGCAAATATAGAGTCTGGTAAGAAGACAGTTATCAAAACTTGGTCTAGAGCATCGATGATCTCTCCGGACTTCGTAGGACAAACCATCGCTGTGCACAACGGGAAATCTTTTATCCCTGTTTATGTTACAGAAAACATGGTAGGTCACAAGTTAGGCGAATTTTCTCCAACAAGATCTTTCAGAGGTCATGGTGGTAACAAAAACAAAGGAAGCAGATAA
- the rplV gene encoding 50S ribosomal protein L22, whose product MGSRKQDSAIARKEANKDVVKASLNNCPSSPRKMRLVADIIRGEQVDRALYILKYSKKEASNKLEKLLLSAMANWQTKNEGADIEEANLIVKEIFVDSARQLKRLRPAPQGRGYRIRKRSNHVTLILGNKEN is encoded by the coding sequence ATGGGATCAAGAAAACAAGATAGCGCAATCGCAAGAAAAGAAGCTAACAAAGACGTTGTTAAAGCTTCATTAAACAACTGCCCGTCTTCTCCTAGAAAAATGAGACTCGTTGCTGATATCATCAGAGGTGAGCAGGTAGACAGAGCACTTTATATCCTAAAATATTCTAAGAAAGAAGCTTCTAACAAATTAGAAAAATTACTTCTTTCTGCTATGGCCAACTGGCAGACTAAAAACGAAGGTGCAGACATCGAGGAAGCCAACCTTATCGTAAAAGAAATATTCGTGGATAGTGCAAGACAATTGAAGAGACTGAGACCGGCTCCGCAAGGTAGAGGGTACAGAATCAGAAAGAGATCTAACCACGTTACATTAATCTTAGGTAATAAAGAAAATTAA
- the rpsC gene encoding 30S ribosomal protein S3, whose amino-acid sequence MGQKTNPIGNRLGIIRGWDSNWFGGNDYGDRIAEDYKIRRYLEARLSKGGISKIYIERTLKLVTVTITTARPGLIIGKGGQEVDKLKEELKKLTGKDIQINIFEIKRPELDAVLVADSIAKQIENRISYRRAVKMAMASTMRMGAEGIKVQISGRLNGAEMARSESFKEGRIPLSTFRADIDYHWAEAHTTYGRLGVKVWIMKGEVYGKRELSPLVGQQKKGGPSGDRNRGGDRDNRRPRKNNNNNNNN is encoded by the coding sequence ATGGGACAGAAGACAAATCCAATTGGTAACAGATTAGGGATCATCAGAGGATGGGATTCTAACTGGTTTGGCGGAAACGATTATGGAGACAGAATCGCTGAAGACTACAAAATCAGAAGATACCTTGAAGCAAGATTATCTAAAGGTGGTATTTCAAAAATTTATATTGAAAGAACATTAAAATTAGTAACCGTAACCATTACTACTGCAAGACCGGGACTTATCATCGGTAAAGGAGGCCAGGAAGTTGATAAACTGAAAGAAGAGCTGAAAAAACTTACAGGTAAGGATATTCAGATCAACATCTTCGAAATCAAAAGACCTGAACTTGATGCAGTATTGGTAGCGGACAGCATCGCCAAGCAGATCGAAAACAGGATTTCTTACAGAAGAGCAGTTAAGATGGCTATGGCAAGCACCATGAGAATGGGCGCTGAAGGAATCAAAGTTCAGATTTCCGGAAGATTGAACGGAGCTGAAATGGCAAGAAGCGAATCTTTCAAAGAAGGAAGAATCCCATTGTCTACTTTCAGAGCTGATATCGATTATCACTGGGCTGAAGCACACACTACTTACGGTAGACTGGGTGTGAAGGTATGGATCATGAAAGGCGAAGTATATGGTAAGAGAGAGCTTTCTCCATTAGTGGGACAGCAGAAGAAAGGAGGCCCTTCAGGAGACAGAAACAGAGGCGGAGACAGAGATAACAGAAGGCCTAGAAAGAATAACAACAATAACAATAATAATTAA
- the rplP gene encoding 50S ribosomal protein L16: MLQPKRTKFRRVHKMKMKGNAQRGSQLAYGTFGIKATEGAWITARQIEAARIAATRYMKREGQLWIKIFPDKPITKKPAEVRMGKGKGAVEYWVAVVKPGKIMFEVGGVPYEVAKEALRLAAQKLPVVTKFIVANDFVKPL; this comes from the coding sequence ATGTTACAACCAAAAAGAACCAAGTTCCGTAGAGTTCATAAGATGAAGATGAAGGGGAATGCCCAGAGAGGTAGTCAACTTGCTTATGGAACTTTCGGGATCAAGGCTACAGAAGGTGCTTGGATTACCGCAAGACAAATTGAAGCTGCGCGTATTGCTGCGACAAGATATATGAAGAGAGAAGGACAGCTGTGGATTAAAATATTCCCGGATAAGCCGATTACTAAGAAACCAGCCGAAGTAAGGATGGGTAAAGGTAAAGGTGCCGTTGAATATTGGGTAGCTGTAGTGAAACCAGGTAAAATTATGTTTGAAGTGGGAGGTGTTCCTTACGAAGTAGCGAAAGAAGCCCTTAGACTTGCAGCACAGAAATTACCGGTAGTTACCAAATTCATAGTTGCTAACGATTTTGTTAAACCTCTTTAA
- the rpmC gene encoding 50S ribosomal protein L29 translates to MKKADIKNLSAGDIQAQLTEAKAQYSKLKLAHAISPVENPIQIRDLRKTIARLNTELTNKQ, encoded by the coding sequence ATGAAAAAAGCTGATATTAAAAATTTAAGCGCGGGTGATATTCAAGCTCAATTAACTGAAGCAAAAGCTCAATATTCTAAACTGAAATTGGCTCACGCTATCAGCCCAGTTGAAAACCCGATTCAAATCAGAGATTTGAGAAAGACAATCGCCAGACTAAATACAGAGTTAACTAACAAACAATAA
- the rpsQ gene encoding 30S ribosomal protein S17 translates to MDRNLRKERIGVVSSNKMEKTIVVSETMRMKHPMYGKFVLKTKKYTAHDENNECNEGDTVLIQETRPLSKNKRWRLVRIIEKAK, encoded by the coding sequence ATGGATAGAAATTTAAGAAAAGAAAGAATCGGAGTGGTTTCCAGCAATAAAATGGAAAAGACCATTGTTGTTAGTGAAACGATGAGAATGAAACACCCGATGTACGGTAAATTCGTTTTGAAAACGAAAAAATATACCGCACACGATGAGAACAACGAGTGCAACGAAGGAGATACGGTTCTGATCCAGGAAACCAGACCTTTGAGCAAGAACAAGAGATGGAGATTAGTAAGAATCATTGAAAAAGCTAAGTAA